In Lysobacter firmicutimachus, one genomic interval encodes:
- a CDS encoding SURF1 family protein: MSRRGTLLLGWALALCAIALFAHLGLWQARRAVEKQAMLDAAAQVLRERLPRPLSAAADPARRATVDWAAGLGRFDERGALLLDNQQRHGRAGVRAYRIFLPRQGAPLLVDLGWLPLTGDRRLPAIARPEGELALSGLLAPPPSPGIALGAGLAREGEGWLLTRVDPAAIAAATGLSAPLAPRVLRLDPALRLGYDRDLELLANTLPPDKHRGYSLQWFALAVAVLATALILTFRRPRRARP; encoded by the coding sequence GTGAGCCGTCGCGGCACCTTGCTGTTGGGCTGGGCCTTGGCGCTGTGCGCGATCGCGCTGTTCGCCCACTTGGGCCTGTGGCAGGCGCGACGCGCGGTCGAGAAGCAGGCGATGCTCGATGCCGCGGCACAGGTGCTGCGCGAGCGTCTGCCGCGGCCGTTGTCGGCGGCCGCCGATCCGGCGCGCCGCGCCACGGTCGATTGGGCCGCGGGCCTGGGCCGCTTCGACGAACGCGGCGCGCTGCTGCTCGACAACCAGCAGCGCCACGGTCGCGCCGGGGTGCGCGCCTATCGCATTTTCCTGCCGCGCCAGGGCGCGCCGCTGCTGGTCGACCTGGGTTGGCTGCCGCTGACCGGCGACCGCCGCCTGCCGGCGATCGCGCGTCCCGAAGGCGAGCTCGCGCTCAGCGGACTGCTCGCGCCGCCGCCGTCGCCGGGCATCGCCCTGGGCGCCGGGCTGGCGCGCGAGGGCGAGGGCTGGCTGCTGACCCGGGTCGATCCGGCGGCGATCGCCGCTGCGACCGGGCTGTCGGCACCGTTGGCGCCGCGCGTGCTGCGCCTGGACCCGGCGCTGCGCCTGGGCTACGACCGCGACCTGGAGCTGCTCGCCAACACCTTGCCGCCGGACAAGCACCGCGGCTATTCCCTGCAGTGGTTCGCGCTCGCCGTCGCGGTGCTGGCCACCGCCCTGATCCTGACGTTCCGCCGCCCACGCCGCGCCCGCCCATGA
- the coxB gene encoding cytochrome c oxidase subunit II: MKAGRFKQWAVGIAAMALPVLAVAQAADPKPWQLNMGQGVTAQSANAYSAHMLALWICVIIGLLVFGAMAVAMFKFRKSKGAVPDKDFTHSTKLEIVWTVVPVALLVLMAFPATSKLINMYDTRDSAMTVKITGYQWMWKYEYLGQDVAFTSRLDRKSDQLRQSGKVIAAADHEHYLLDVDNVLVLPTDTKIRFVITADDVIHAWWVPALGWKQDAIPGIVNEAWTEIKQPGIYRGQCAELCGKDHGFMPIVVRALPKAEYQQWLAEQKAKNAPAPAAAPAAPAAAPAAPADATPAPAAAPNPDATAAAAPRAASAG, from the coding sequence ATGAAAGCCGGTCGTTTCAAGCAGTGGGCAGTGGGCATCGCCGCGATGGCGTTGCCGGTTCTCGCAGTCGCGCAGGCGGCCGATCCCAAGCCGTGGCAGCTCAATATGGGCCAGGGCGTCACCGCGCAGTCGGCCAATGCCTACTCGGCGCACATGCTGGCGCTGTGGATCTGCGTGATCATCGGCCTGCTGGTGTTCGGCGCCATGGCCGTGGCCATGTTCAAGTTCCGCAAGTCCAAGGGCGCGGTGCCCGACAAGGACTTCACCCACAGCACCAAGCTGGAGATCGTCTGGACCGTGGTCCCGGTCGCCCTGCTCGTGCTGATGGCCTTCCCGGCCACCAGCAAGCTGATCAACATGTACGACACCCGCGACTCGGCGATGACGGTGAAGATCACCGGCTACCAGTGGATGTGGAAGTACGAGTACCTGGGCCAGGACGTGGCCTTCACCAGCCGCCTGGACCGCAAGAGCGACCAGTTGCGCCAGAGCGGCAAGGTCATCGCCGCCGCCGATCACGAGCACTACCTGCTCGACGTCGACAACGTGCTGGTCCTGCCGACCGACACGAAGATCCGCTTCGTCATCACCGCCGACGACGTGATCCACGCCTGGTGGGTGCCGGCGCTGGGCTGGAAGCAGGACGCGATCCCGGGCATCGTCAACGAGGCCTGGACCGAGATCAAGCAGCCGGGCATCTACCGCGGCCAGTGCGCCGAGCTGTGCGGCAAGGACCACGGCTTCATGCCGATCGTGGTCCGCGCCCTGCCCAAGGCCGAATACCAGCAGTGGCTGGCCGAGCAGAAGGCCAAGAATGCGCCGGCTCCGGCCGCTGCGCCGGCGGCGCCCGCCGCCGCTCCGGCCGCTCCGGCCGACGCTACGCCGGCTCCGGCCGCCGCTCCGAATCCCGACGCCACGGCCGCCGCCGCTCCGCGCGCTGCGTCCGCCGGTTGA
- a CDS encoding twin transmembrane helix small protein — protein MSQELKVLLVVAFLGVILWNLGAGLYYMLVDKGQSKRTVNALTRRIALSVALILIVILSIWMGWITPHGVGANPG, from the coding sequence ATGAGCCAAGAGCTGAAGGTCCTGCTGGTAGTCGCGTTCCTCGGGGTCATTCTGTGGAATCTGGGCGCGGGCCTGTATTACATGCTGGTGGACAAAGGGCAGAGCAAACGCACCGTCAACGCGCTGACCCGGCGCATCGCGCTGTCGGTGGCGCTGATCCTGATCGTGATCCTGTCGATCTGGATGGGCTGGATCACCCCGCACGGCGTCGGCGCCAACCCGGGCTGA
- a CDS encoding cytochrome c oxidase subunit 3, whose translation MAHAHTPDANHYFVPHSSRWPFLGSIGLFTTMIGIASWLNEVSWGKPVFFVGLAMMVGVLYGWFGDVVRESVRGNYNKQVDVSFRMGMIWFIFSEVMFFAAFFGALFYARQFALPWLGGDGDGVMTNSLLWPEFSAAWPSSGPGQVGGHFQTIPAWGLPLLNTLILLTSGVTVTLAHHALKGAHRKALLVWLGLTVALGCLFLFFQAEEYIHAYKELNLTLGSGIYGSTFFMLTGFHGAHVTLGTIMLAVIWFRCLKGHFSKDNHFAFEAVAWYWHFVDVVWLGLFLFVYVL comes from the coding sequence ATGGCCCACGCCCACACGCCAGACGCCAATCACTACTTCGTGCCGCACAGCAGCCGCTGGCCGTTCCTCGGTTCGATCGGCCTGTTCACGACCATGATCGGCATCGCGAGCTGGCTCAACGAAGTCAGCTGGGGCAAGCCGGTGTTCTTCGTCGGCCTGGCGATGATGGTCGGCGTGCTGTACGGCTGGTTCGGCGACGTGGTCCGCGAATCGGTGCGCGGCAACTACAACAAGCAGGTCGACGTCTCGTTCCGGATGGGGATGATCTGGTTCATCTTCTCCGAGGTGATGTTCTTCGCCGCCTTCTTCGGCGCGCTGTTCTACGCCCGCCAGTTCGCCCTGCCGTGGCTGGGCGGCGACGGCGACGGCGTGATGACCAACAGCCTGCTGTGGCCGGAGTTCAGCGCGGCCTGGCCGAGCTCGGGCCCGGGCCAGGTCGGTGGCCACTTCCAGACCATTCCGGCCTGGGGCCTGCCGCTGCTCAACACCCTGATCCTGCTGACCTCGGGCGTGACCGTGACCCTGGCGCACCATGCGCTCAAGGGCGCGCACCGCAAGGCGCTGCTGGTGTGGCTGGGCCTGACCGTGGCCCTGGGCTGCCTGTTCCTGTTCTTCCAGGCCGAGGAATACATCCACGCCTACAAGGAACTGAACCTGACCCTGGGCTCGGGCATCTACGGTTCGACCTTCTTCATGCTGACCGGCTTCCACGGCGCCCACGTCACCCTCGGCACGATCATGCTGGCGGTGATCTGGTTCCGCTGCCTCAAGGGCCATTTCAGCAAGGACAACCATTTCGCCTTCGAAGCGGTGGCCTGGTACTGGCACTTCGTCGACGTGGTCTGGCTGGGCCTGTTCCTGTTCGTCTACGTGCTGTAA
- the ctaD gene encoding cytochrome c oxidase subunit I, translating to MAVTHPVADQHDHHDDHAHQQGFIERWFFSTNHKDIGTLYLIFSFVMFIIGAGFSVYIRAELAEPGLQLPGGPEFFNQMTTMHALVMIFGGVMPAFVGLANWMIPLQVGAPDMALPRMNNWSFWILPFAFTLLLMTLFLPGGAPAGGWTLYPPLSLQGGSNVAFAIFAIHMMGISSIMGAINVIATILNMRAPGVDLLKMPIFCWTWLITAFLLIAVMPVLAGAVTMLLTDKFFATSFFNAAGGGDPVMFQHIFWFFGHPEVYIMILPAFGVVSEIIPTFSRKPLFGYQAMVYATASIAFLSFIVWAHHMFTVGMPLGGEIYFMFATMLIAVPTGVKVFNWVTTMWRGSISFEAPMLWAIAFVILFTIGGFSGLMLAIVPADFQYHDTYFVVAHFHYVLVTGALFSIIAAVYYWWPKWTGRHYSEGMAKFHFWWTMVFVNLLFFPQHFLGLAGMPRRIPDYNVVFADWNLVSSIGAFGMFLTPFMMAFILWRSKVAGVKADARSWEGAKGLEWTVPSPAPHHTFATPPVIRDGDLAHGDITH from the coding sequence ATGGCAGTCACGCACCCCGTCGCCGATCAACACGATCACCACGATGATCATGCCCACCAGCAGGGCTTCATCGAGCGTTGGTTCTTCTCGACCAACCACAAGGACATCGGCACGCTGTATCTGATCTTCAGCTTCGTGATGTTCATCATCGGCGCTGGATTCTCGGTCTACATCCGCGCCGAACTGGCCGAACCGGGCCTGCAGCTGCCGGGCGGTCCCGAGTTCTTCAACCAGATGACCACCATGCACGCGCTGGTGATGATCTTCGGCGGCGTGATGCCGGCCTTCGTCGGCCTGGCCAACTGGATGATCCCGCTGCAGGTCGGCGCGCCGGACATGGCGCTGCCGCGCATGAACAACTGGTCGTTCTGGATCCTGCCGTTCGCCTTCACCCTGCTGCTGATGACCCTGTTCCTGCCGGGCGGCGCCCCGGCCGGCGGCTGGACCCTGTACCCGCCGCTGTCGCTGCAGGGCGGCTCCAACGTCGCCTTCGCGATCTTCGCCATCCACATGATGGGCATCAGCTCGATCATGGGCGCGATCAACGTCATCGCCACCATCCTCAACATGCGCGCCCCGGGCGTGGACCTGCTGAAGATGCCGATCTTCTGCTGGACCTGGCTGATCACCGCCTTCCTGCTGATCGCGGTGATGCCGGTGCTGGCGGGCGCGGTGACCATGCTGCTGACCGACAAGTTCTTCGCCACCTCGTTCTTCAACGCGGCCGGCGGCGGCGACCCGGTGATGTTCCAGCACATCTTCTGGTTCTTCGGTCACCCCGAGGTCTACATCATGATCCTGCCGGCCTTCGGCGTGGTGTCGGAGATCATCCCGACCTTCAGCCGCAAGCCGCTGTTCGGTTATCAGGCCATGGTCTACGCCACCGCCTCGATCGCCTTCCTCTCGTTCATCGTGTGGGCGCACCACATGTTCACCGTCGGCATGCCGCTCGGTGGCGAGATCTACTTCATGTTCGCGACCATGCTGATCGCGGTGCCGACCGGCGTGAAGGTGTTCAACTGGGTCACCACCATGTGGCGCGGCTCGATCTCGTTCGAGGCGCCGATGCTGTGGGCGATCGCGTTCGTGATCCTGTTCACCATCGGCGGTTTCTCCGGCCTGATGCTCGCCATCGTGCCGGCCGACTTCCAGTACCACGACACCTACTTCGTGGTCGCCCACTTCCACTACGTGCTGGTGACCGGCGCGCTGTTCTCGATCATCGCCGCCGTCTACTACTGGTGGCCGAAGTGGACCGGCCGCCATTACAGCGAGGGCATGGCGAAGTTCCACTTCTGGTGGACCATGGTGTTCGTGAACCTGCTGTTCTTCCCGCAGCACTTCCTCGGCCTGGCCGGCATGCCGCGCCGCATCCCCGACTACAACGTCGTGTTCGCGGACTGGAACCTGGTCAGCTCGATCGGCGCCTTCGGCATGTTCCTGACGCCGTTCATGATGGCCTTCATCCTGTGGCGCTCCAAGGTCGCCGGCGTCAAGGCCGACGCGCGTTCGTGGGAAGGCGCCAAGGGCCTGGAGTGGACCGTGCCGAGCCCGGCGCCGCACCATACCTTCGCCACCCCGCCGGTGATCCGCGACGGCGACCTGGCCCACGGCGACATCACCCACTGA
- a CDS encoding cytochrome c oxidase assembly protein → MSERDAQTAEARRQAGPKMTRTMVLVALGAFGFTFALVPMYRIACEKVFGIRLERGAGDAQAAGQAAPAAARLVTVQFDGSVNSKLPWDFKPHQLSMKVRPGEQYETTYYARNTTDRAIVGSASPSVAPARASGYFNKTECFCFTAQTLQAGESREMPVRFIVDPNLPADVHTITLSYTFFKNDVLTARLQQGPVAKTAPSPLAAP, encoded by the coding sequence GTGAGCGAACGCGACGCCCAGACCGCCGAAGCCCGCCGTCAGGCCGGGCCGAAGATGACCCGGACCATGGTCCTGGTCGCGCTGGGCGCGTTCGGCTTCACCTTCGCCCTGGTGCCGATGTACCGCATCGCCTGCGAGAAGGTGTTCGGCATCCGCCTCGAACGCGGCGCCGGCGACGCCCAGGCTGCCGGCCAGGCCGCGCCGGCCGCGGCGCGCCTGGTCACGGTGCAGTTCGACGGCAGCGTCAATTCCAAGCTGCCCTGGGACTTCAAGCCGCACCAGCTGAGCATGAAGGTGCGTCCGGGCGAGCAGTACGAGACCACCTACTACGCCCGCAACACCACCGACCGCGCCATCGTCGGCAGCGCCTCGCCGTCGGTCGCGCCGGCGCGCGCGTCGGGTTATTTCAACAAGACCGAGTGCTTCTGCTTCACCGCCCAGACCCTGCAGGCGGGCGAGTCGCGGGAGATGCCGGTGCGTTTCATCGTCGATCCGAACCTGCCGGCCGACGTGCACACGATTACGCTGTCCTATACCTTCTTCAAGAACGACGTGCTCACCGCGCGCCTGCAGCAGGGACCGGTCGCCAAGACCGCCCCCTCGCCGCTGGCGGCGCCGTAA